One genomic window of Ficedula albicollis isolate OC2 chromosome 18, FicAlb1.5, whole genome shotgun sequence includes the following:
- the AANAT gene encoding serotonin N-acetyltransferase: MSALSALPFLKPVHLRSPRSSPGGQRRHTLPASEFRCLSPEDAVSVFEIEREAFISVSGDCPLHLDEIRHFLNLCPELSLGWFEEGRLVAFIIGSLWDQERLSQAALTLHKPQGSAVHIHVLAVHRTVRQQGKGSILMWRYLQRLRCLPFARRALLMCQHFLVPFYQKCGFQALGPCQVSVGELAFVEMQHAVRGHAFMRRNSGC, encoded by the exons atgtCGGCGCTCAGCGCGTTACCCTTCCTGAAGCCGGTGCACCTGCGCTCGCCCCGCAGCTCGCCCGGGGGCCAGCGCCGGCACACGCTGCCCGCCAGCGAGTTCCGCTGCCTCAGCCCCGAGGACGCCGTCAGCGTGTTCGAGATCGAGCGCGAAG CCTTTATATCAGTTTCTGGGGACTGTCCCCTGCACCTGGATGAGATCCGCCACTTCCTGAACCTGTGCCCGGAGCTGTCCCTCGGCTGGTTTGAGGAAGGGCGGCTCGTGGCATTCATCATCGGCTCCCTCTGGGACCAGGAGAGGCTCAGCCAG GCAGCGCTGACCCTGCACAAGCCGCAGGGCTCGGCCGTGCACATCCACGTGCTGGCCGTGCACCGCACCGTGCgccagcagggcaagggctCCATCCTGATGTGGCGCTACCTGCAGCGCCTGCGCTGCCTGCCCTTCGCCCGCCGCGCCCTGCTCATGTGCCAGCACTTCCTCGTGCCCTTCTACCAGAAGTGCGGCTTCCAGGCGCTGGGGCCGTGCCAGGTGAGCGTGGGGGAGCTGGCCTTCGTGGAGATGCAGCACGCCGTGCGGGGACACGCCTTCATGCGCAGGAACAGCGGCTGCTGA
- the RHBDF2 gene encoding LOW QUALITY PROTEIN: inactive rhomboid protein 2 (The sequence of the model RefSeq protein was modified relative to this genomic sequence to represent the inferred CDS: deleted 1 base in 1 codon), whose amino-acid sequence MSAGDKNGGSRSSAAGASRSSSSRLQSKKPPNLSIVIPPREAEEDAARKEPSKVPVYRKSRSLQEPRPERRPGFRRQTSLSQSIRRGTAQWFGVSSDWEGKRQQWQRKSLQHCSMRYGKLKPAYRDMELPSQEVPSFQATESPKPAKMPKIVDPLARGRPFRHPDETDRPHTPHHVLPPLTPGVVSLASFNSIRSGYGRLPRRKRESVAHMSFKAAAALLRGRSVLEPLAPKQRSKRSFLYPSFMDEDMVDAADTLDSSFFSKMDMHDETYSMPDDVFESPPLSATYLRMHQVGEDAKVSPEVEQPTLREGVRLSSGPGSAGAAPRRGRRIASKVKHFAFDRKKRYYGLGVVGKWLNRTYRRSLSSIVQSQLEITDSHRPYFTYWITFVHILITLLVIGTYGIAPIGFAQHVTTELVLRNKGVYESVKYIQQENFWIGPSSIDLIHLGAKFSPCIRKDRQVERLIQRERDRERGSGCCVQNDNSGCIQTLPQDCSETLATFIKWPGSNAPAMGSGEKRTSGAVCHQDPRTCEEPASNPPHVWPDDITKWPICTYETKTNHTGFAHLDCEIKGRPCCIGTKGSCEITTREYCDFMHGYFHEEATLCSQVHCLDEVCGLLPFLNPEVPDQFYRLWLSLFLHAGIIHCLVSVTFQMTVLRDLEKLAGWHRISIIFILSGITGNLASAIFLPYRAEVGPAGSQFGLLACLFVELFQSWQVLEKPWKAFLNLFGIVLFLFICGLLPWIDNIAHLFGFLSGLLLSFAFLPYITFGTLDKYRKRAMIIVSLLVFLGLFASLVVWLYVYPVNWRWVEYLTCLPFTSKFCEKYGLEQVLH is encoded by the exons ATGTCAGCGGGGGACAAGAACGGGGGCAGCCgctccagc gcagccgggGCCAGCCGCTCCAGCAGCAGCCGCCTGCAGAGCAAGAAGCCCCCCAACCTCTCCATCGTCATCCCCCCCCGGGAGGCGGAGGAGGACGCTGCCCGCAAGGAG cCCTCCAAGGTGCCCGTCTACCGCAagagcaggagcctgcaggagcCGCGCCCCGAGCGCCGGCCCGGCTTCCGCCGGCAGacatccctgtcccagagcatcCGCAG GGGCACAGCGCAGTGGTTCGGCGTCAGCAGCGACTGGGAGGGGAAGCGGCAGCAGTGGCAGCGCAagagcctgcagcactgcagcatgaGGTACGGCAAGCTGAAGCCCGCCTATCGCGACAtggagctgcccagccaggaGGTGCCCTCCTTCCAAGCCACCGAGTCTCCCAAGCCCGCCAAGATGCCCAAG ATCGTGGACCCGCTGGCCAGGGGCCGTCCCTTCCGCCATCCCGATGAGACCGACCGTCCCCACACGCCCCACCACGTCCTGCCCCCGCTCACCCCCGGCGTCGTGTCCTTGGCGTCCTTCAACAGCATCCGCTCGGGCTACGGCCGCCTGCCCCGCAGGAAGAGGGAGTCTGTCGCCCACATGAGCTtcaaggcagctgcagcccttctCCGT GGGCGCTCTGTCCTGGAGCCACTGGCTCCCAAGCAAAGGAGCAAGAGGAGCTTCCTGTACCCCAGCTTCATGGACGAGGACATGGTGGATGCTGCTGATACCCTGGACTCGTCCTTCTTCAGCAAG ATGGACATGCACGATGAGACGTACTCCATGCCCGATGACGTCTTTGAGTCTCCTCCTCTATCAGCCACGTACTTACGCATGCACCAGGTGGGGGAGGATGCCAAGGTGTCCCCCGAGGTGGAGCAGCCCACCCT GCGGGAGGGGGTCCGGCTCAGCTCGGGGCCGGGCAGTGCGGGCGCGGCCCCGCGGCGCGGCAGGCGCATCGCCTCCAAGGTGAAGCACTTCGCCTTCGACCGCAAGAAACGCTACTACGGGCTGGGCGTGGTGGGCAAGTGGCTGAACAGGACGTACCGGCGCAGCCTGAGCAGCATCGTGCAGTCCCAGCTGGAGATCACCGACAGCCACCG GCCGTATTTCACATACTGGATCACCTTTGTGCACATTCTCATCACCCTGCTGGTCATTGGCACCTACGGCATCGCCCCCATTGGCTTCGCCCAGCACGTGACAACAGAGTTA GTGCTGAGGAACAAGGGTGTCTACGAGAGTGTCAAGTACATCCAGCAGGAAAACTTCTGGATCGGGCCCAGTTCG ATCGACCTGATCCACCTGGGAGCCAAGTTCTCCCCCTGCATCCGGAAGGACCGGCAGGTGGAGCGGCTCATCCAGCGCGAGCGCGACCGGGAGCGCGGCTCCGGCTGCTGCGTGCAGAACGACAACTCGGGCTGCATCCAGACCCTGCCTCAGGACTGCTCG GAGACACTGGCAACGTTCATCAAGTGGCCAGGCAGCAATGCACCGGCCATGGGCTCAGGAGAGAAGCGCACCTCGGGGGCTGTGTGTCACCAGGACCCCAG gacATGTGAGGAGCCAGCATCCAACCCACCCCATGTGTGGCCAGATGACATCACCAAGTGGCCG ATCTGTACCTACGAGACCAAAACCAACCACACAGGCTTTGCCCACCTGGACTGCGAGATTAAGGGCAGGCCCTGCTGCATCGGCACCAAGGGCAG CTGCGAGATCACCACGCGCGAGTACTGCGACTTCATGCACGGCTACTTCCACGAGGAGGCAACGCTCTGCTCGCAg gtGCACTGCCTCGACGAGGTGTGTGggctcctgcccttcctgaaCCCAGAGGTTCCTGACCAGTTCTACCgtctgtggctgtccctgttcctgcatGCTGG CATCATCCACTGCCTGGTGTCGGTGACGTTCCAGATGACGGTGCTGCGGGacctggagaagctggcaggCTGGCATCGCATCtccatcatcttcatcctcagTGGCATCACGGGCAACCTGGCCAGTGCCATCTTCCTGCCCTACAGGGCAGAG gtgggcCCCGCCGGGTCCCAGTTCGGCTTGCTGGCCTGCCTCTTTGTGGAGCTCTTCCAAAGCTGGCAAGTGCTGGAGAAACCCTGGAAAGCCTTCCTCAACCTCTTTGGCATCgtcctcttcctcttcatctGTGGCCTGTTGCCCTGGATCGACAACATCGCTCACCTCTTCGGCTTCCTCAGcgggctgctgctgtccttcgCCTTCCTGCCCTACATCACCTTCGGCACGCTGGACAAGTACCGCAAGCGCGCCATGATCATCGTGTCCCTGCTGGTCTTCCTGGGGCTCTTTGCCTCGCTGGTGGTGTGGCTCTACGTGTACCCCGTGAACTGGCGCTGGGTGGAGTACCTCACCTGCCTGCCCTTCACCAGCAAGTTCTGCGAGAAGTACGGGCTGGAGCAGGTCCTGCACTGA